GTCAACCACACCATCGGCTGCCCGTAAAGGTCCAAGAAATCCAAAAACTGACGGTGTAAATACTCAATTATACGAAAATGATACCAGAAATGCATCGGTTAGTGCTTTATACACGTCGTTAGCAGTTGATCGTGACGATTCACCAAAACACATTTTGAGAATAGCTATTGAAATCGAGGCTGAAGTATACAAGAGCGAATACCTGAAAGTAAGTGACAGTTATAGAAATAGGTTAAGAAGCTTTACCATGAATCTTCGAAATAAGAAAAACCCAGAATTAAGAGAAAGAATCTTATCGAAACAAATTTTACCTGCTGCGTTCATTAAAATGACCCCTAATGAAATGGCTCCTGAGGCATTGAAAaaggaaattgaaaaattgcaCAAACAAAACTTGTTTGATGCTCAAGGTGCTACTGAAAAGAGAGCAGTGACCGATAGATTCACTTGTGGCAAGTGTAAGCACAAGAAGGTCagttattatcaaatgcAAACCAGATCAGCGGATGAGCCTTTAACTACATTTTGTACTTGTGAAAATTGTGGCAATAGATGGAAGTTTtcataaattattagaattatACATTAGTTTGTCTTGGTGATCTCTTAGTTCCCTTGTCTGTTTCAACACCCAGATTTCTATATAGCTTCTGATTTGTATTATactatattatatatacGATACCTTTAAAAACTAGCGTTTTTAGTCAAGTACGAAAGCAAATCGACCTTAGTAACAATTTGAACtggtttcaattcatcatctGTGATTATAGCATTCGAATTGGTTTCAaagaatttattcaaaGCAGCTAATGGGGTGTCCAACTTGATTGGTTCATAACTTCTCTTAGTGAATCCTGATTTTTTAGTAATGGTGaaagatttttcaaaatcagcCAACTTTCTGAAATCAATGATGATCGAACTGATTGAATTGGTCGTTTGAATCTTTTTAGTGGATAAagatttcaatatcttgGATAAGGTGATCAAACCAACTAATCTTCCAGAGTTATTCAAAACTGGCAATTGATCAAACCCATTGGATTgcaataaatcaaaagtCTTGGCAACTGTGTCAGATAAAGTGACAGTGACAACTGGAGCTTTGCCAGCAACCAAATCCTTGATAGTCTTACCATTCAAGAATTCGTCAGCCTTGTTAGCACCCGGTGAATCTTCAACTTCGAATCCATTGGAGATTAACCATTCGTCATCGGCAAATTTAGACAAGTAAGATCTGATGGAATCTGggaaaacaacaacgacaGTATCGTCTTCAGTCAAGTCTTTAGCTACTTGTAAAGCAGCTTGTAAGGCAGAACCAGAAGAACCACCAACCAAAATACCTTCTTCtctaataattcttctAGCCAATTTAAAAGATTCAGCATCATCTGTTTTGATCCAATCATCAACATATTTTCTGTTCAACACATCTGGAATAAAATCATAACCAATACCTTCAACCAAGTAACCTTCGGTGGAATTATTTAAAGATTCTGGTTCAGCTAAAATAGAACCTTTTGGGTCAGCACCAGTAACATGAATCttagaatttttttctttcaagtATTTGGAAATACCAGTGATGGTACCACCAGTACCAGCACCAGCAACCAAGTGAGTAATTTTACCTTCAGTTTGTTCCCAAATTTCATAACCAGTACCATAATAATGAGCATCTGGGTTGGCTGGGTTACCATATTGGTCCAAAATAATAGAGTTTggtatttctttttccaattttttagCAACACCAATATGAGATTCTGGAGAGTCCCATGCAGCTTCAGTTGGAGTTCTAATGATTTCAGCACCTAAGGCTTTCAAAACAGAAACTTTTTCGTTTGACATTTTTTCTGGTAAGGTAATGATGGTTCTGTATCCACGAACGGCACCAACCAAAGCCAAACCAATACCAGTATTACCTGAGGTTGGTTCAATCAAAGTATAGCCTGGTTTGATTTTACCTTGTTTTTCGGCTTCCAATACCATATTTTTGGCAATTCTATCTTTAATTGATCCTCCGGCATTGAATAATTCAACTTTGGCATAGACCTTGGCTTTAATTCCCAACGATTGTGGaattttgttcaatttgaCTAATGGAGTATTACCAATAAGTTCTAAAATATCTTCTTTTAAGGCTGGTGGTTTGTTTGTAGATGTCATTGGCTGTCTATTGTTTAACGAAAGATATAGAGATGTGGTGGTTTTATtgggtttcttttttttttcttactttttttttcaagttttttgAGTTTGATGGGtgtaattgtttttgtttagtGTTTTAGTTAGTTGGTAAGATGCATCTCGTTTTTGTTTGTCTGCTGAAACTGATcagtgtgtgtgtgttgtgtggctttttttcttggtgtatttGCACAATTCACGCGACACTTTAAAAACTCACCATTCCCCGTCTTATACCGAGAGAAGTGTTCTGTATTAATGCTAAAATACATTCTCACCTCTTCTTTATTTACAAACTGATGATCTTACATTTAATCACATCAGGATCTTCACCAGGAATACCTTTTgtaaaatcaaatacaGAGAAAACCCCTTTTCTGTCTAAAGCAAACACTTTACCTCCATCAGCACTGAAAACCACAGACGCAGATTCACTAAACCTTTCAGCATTAGCAACATCTCCTAATTGAACAACgattttcttatttttcGAATCAGTCGAGcttattcttcttcctgGATAAAAGTTTGCACTGGCGACTAAAAATAGTTTCCCATCTTTATCAAGGAAAACAATGCCATCACCACGAGGAGATACGGCAATTCTATGTATGAGCGAtccaatttcattaattctCATAAATGTTTCAGCTGATTCCACACTGGAGTATTTTTCACTTTCATCAGCGCTGTTTAAACTTTtcatatcattattattaaccacatttttggttgaatcaatttgacTTCCTTCCAATTTTATTACCAAAGGAGGTCTGCTTCTTAAAGAGCATGATGTGACAATAATCAAGTTCGAATTCATTGTGCCAAATTTAACATCAGTTATGCCTTCTTTAGATAACATCAAATCGTTTTCAGCTTCTGCTCTTTCTTCATAAATGGCACCAGCCAGgttttcatcatcaaaatcagaTTTAAATCGTCGATTTGACTTGTAGACGATCTCTGACCACACCAAACGCGGTTTCCGataattatcattttgGCGATTATTGGTTAATctaataatcaaataacGTGTTTCCCAACTAGTTGCAATAATCAAATGGGTAGACGATGCATTGAAATTCATGATTTTTATTGGGTCTCGATAAGGAATAGTTATTGTCAACGGATCGACAGATTCAAGGGATCCATACTCCAGCATCATCAACCTATGAAGTATAACAAATGGTTGTTCCTTCCCCGATATCCTTTCCTTGGCAGTAATACCACAAGCAACTAAAGAATCGTTTGGTGCAATAGAAATGCATCTAATGGGGAAATTAGTAACGAAAGTGTACATTGGTTGACCAAATTTATATGGAGACATTTTATTCAAGTTGAATATACGCATCACTCCTTTTGTACCAGAAATCACCAAATAATTCCTCGTCAATTTACAGTACATTTGGTCCCATGAACTCAATCTCTTTTTAATATCTAAATCATTAGTACAATTGGTATTATCCTTCGCACCAAAATCGTTTCTCACTATGATTTCTTTGGGCTCGTCACTGTCGCTCTCGGGCAAGGATAGACTATTTAGATTTTCCCCGTATTCTCCAGTCAGTTTACCACAGCATATTAGCTGAGGTTTAATCAGTAAGTTTCCAGTATCTCCCATCGGCACAATATATTCATACACTTCCCATCGTTTATTGCTAATGAGAACAAAACGGGTGATTTCCATACTTGAGTTGTAATCAAGATACGAATGAATCGAAGTACTAGTGGCTCTCTTGATAGAATAATTAGACAGTTTAAAGGGAACTATTGAAGAtagattcaattttagTTGTTGTGTCGGAAATGTGGATAACTTACGATGGAATGGGAAGCATTTtgcaaaattgaattctttattttcacTTAAACTCTCAAGGAGgttcttttcaaaactaGATGGAATAATATTGTTATCAGTAGAGTTGTTAAAATCAGTTTCTGTATTAGTTCTTGCTATGCCTGAAATTGCAGGTTCTACAAATGCTCTATGATTTTGCGGGGAAATTGAAGTAGAATTCATCAGAACTGAGGATGGGTAGGACCTAGTCAAATCAACATTTGCCTTTTTGCTTGATATATCTATTGGTAGTGTCTTTGATATGTCAGAATAATTCAGCTGCTGTTTTTGTAACATGTTTTGAATTGGTACTTGGTTGTCCTTCATTTGttgcagttgttgttgataagaATGAGGGACTTCTTTCAGATCTGTTCTCTCGAATTGTTCCTCTTTGGCAAACTTATAGAATAGACTTAACAAACTCATTGGTTCAGTATTCCCAGCTGTTTCATCTCCTGTTTTAGgtttataattttcatCCAGTATGGCCTTGATACTTTTCTTGGAGGAAGATGGACGTCGTCTTTCCAAAGATGTTTGTGATTgctgatttgaaattatattgTAAAGATCACGTAAAGGTTTTACGGGTgctaaaattgaaacattttGTAGTTGACAAGTGGGACAAATTCTGGCAATATTGAGTTCATTGAAAGTTGATTCTGAGGTTAGACATCCACATGATAGAACGGAAATATCCAGAATCACGCTACCATTATAGCCAGGGATTCGAAGCAAGTCCTCAAGACTTGAAAACTTCTCCATAataccaaaaataaaaaaaaaagaaaataaccCGTTGAATCGCACACTATATGTATGCTATATTTCAATCACTGAGGTTTGGGTTTATTATTgtctgttttttttattttcactTTTCTCAGATCTTGAGATAaggagtttttttttttcctcttcTACCTTACATTGAGATCTAAAGATCTGGTTGTTAATTTTTAGAGAGACAACAAACGTACAATTAACATTATTGGACCTGAATGACACAACATACCTTGATTTGTTATATACACCTAAATTAAACACTAACTAAATCTGAACGACAAACTTTCATACACCAACTCAAATGAATCCACCAAAACAACCTGAATCAATCTCTTGAGTTTTCATCATCTCTTTCATTTACATTGATACTATTGCCGTTATAAGTATCTACCTTATGGGTTTTTTCCTTATTACTAGATGTTTCCATCGAATCGCCATGTACAGTTGGCATTTTCCTTAAAGATCGAGAACCCGGTGTTGTTGGACGACTGTTGATATTAGAAGCTGTGGAATACGCTTGTTGGGAATGTTGATTGAAATGCGATTCAATAGGTATAGGTGGTGAATGTGGCCTCATGACATCTCCGCTAGTCTCATCAACGTTAGGTTCaatattcaacaacaaggaTGAAGCAGATGTGCTCTCAAACATCAACAGTCCTGGATGACCAGCAATTGGAGGTCGATGAATGTTAATTGATTGGTCATCCTCACTAGACTGCAAATTATCAGCATCACGGTGATCGTATCGAGGAGAACTATCACGATGTTCTTGGTTATGTGGAGCATTAATGCCATAGGagaaaactgaaaaaattgTAGTACCTAAGCTGAATAAAACATTTAACAAGCTACGGAAAATACCTGTTTTTCCGACGTCATTGTCTGGTTTGTCTGAGTCCACCTCATTATACGTAggtttcaaaattaaagCTGATCTAGGTGTTAAATCCAAGTTGGCCAAAGTGTTGGATTCTTGCTCTTCCAGATAAGTAACACGAGGTAATGCAGGACGATGGAAAGCGTATCCTGTTGGATATGGATAAGCTGTAGTAGCAAAAGACGGCATACTTTTCGCAGGTGGAATGATTTCAACCTCAGAATCTAACCATTTTCTTACATCAATTAACGTGTCCTGGGATTTGAATTCACATTTCATTGTACTTCCGTCAAATAGTTTAATGGATAAAACACATGAATTAGTTGAGGATGTCGAAGTTTTTCTACTTGATGGAGAGTGGACAGATAGTTTTGATTCTACGTTTGCATTTTCTTGCTCTTTAagttttctttccttttgaTCTGCCTCTAATAAAGCCCtcaatcttttcttttcttcaatcCTTTCCTGTCTCATTCTGGCCACCTTCTCCTGATATTTCCGTACCGATTTATCATGATCTGAACTGGACTGAGAATTGTTGCGAGCCAGATTTTCAATGACAACGttattttcattacttATGTTCTCACGTGTAGACACATTATCACTGGATTTCACTTTCTTTGTTaattttccaattattttgataaactCCTCCTTTGTCGTGTCGTTGGAAATCACTGCCTCGATCTTCCCCTCATTCACAATATAAAAACTAGGAACTATCAAATCTTTGAATAGCTGACTGAAATATCCAAATTCAACGGTATTTTGGGTTAACTTCAACAAAATGaagtttgattttattattgcGGTTGTTTGGTCATCAATAAACTTGGGTAAAAAGGTGTCCGTGTTTTCCGTATAAGTTGAAGTGACTagataaacaaaaagtgCTTTTTGTTCACTTATCGTAGAAGATACTGCTTGCTCAACTGATGTGGTAAATGAGCGATGTATATTATCTGACATTTGATGAGAAATACTAGACTGACAAAACAGACAAAGACCTATTAGATATtaaagaagatgaaaatcTTTGATGGGAAAGAAAATCTGTGAACCCGTTTGtagattttatttttggatatttttttttgtgtgtgaGTGTGACTTACATCCGTGTGCGGTGAAAGAGATAAAATTTATCTATTGTGTGTGTGAGGTGAAATTATGATCGTTAAGGTTTTCTTaattgctttttttttctgtaaTATTCTTTAACCCGGTGTGATGATTTATTGCCAACAAATGTGTGATTGTTacccaaatttttttacaacTAAACAACTTTAACAGGTTTGACTAGCATCTATTTCAATTCCAACACATTCTACAAATGTCTAAACAATGATCGTTGCGCtaacaatcaaatcagGCTAATTCACAAAACTAGACACATATGAATACGAAGCTCactattttttatttttcttctttttcgttTTATCCTCAAAATTAATATACGACACAGGAACTCCTTTCTCTTTTAATATGtctataatcaatttaccATGAGGACCTTGTACTTGaacatcattatcaacaattgtaGAAGAACCGGAACATTTATTTCTCAATTCTTTAGCTAAAGTTTCGGtcttgatttcaaatttttcataattgGAAACTCTAGTAACGACTTTTCTTCCAATCTTTAGTTCTgtaacaatttcaatctTTGGTGGTGTCCCCTTATAAACCACAGAGTTgttaatttgataatatgGAGAAAATTTGGTAAGAAAGTGTTTCAACAACTGATCACGAGGCATTTCAGTTTTTGTACCCAATTCTGCATCTGGTTTAATAAGTTTGGGATCATCAGCAACCAAtgaaaatttcttgatataAGACTCTAACAACGATTTTGCAGCGGCTGCAGTAAAATACTCATCATATTCAGCatccaatttattgaaaaataaacgAAGATTTTTCGTTGGCTTGTAAAGTGGAATAACCTTTAGGGTGTTCGGGGATGCATTAGATGTAGATGTAGGTTTAGATTTTGTTTTCGGGGTTGCATTCGACTCACTAGTAGTGATATTTAGTTGAATTATGGATAATTCTTCGTCCTTACCTTTCACTTTAATATAGTTAAGTTTGGCCATTTCctttaaaaatttggaagCCTTTTTCCAAGACGTTTTCTTCATAGTAATACTAGATGGTACATTTTTGTTAACATATGACATAAATGTAGATGCAGGTGTGGgtaattcaatattattcactgactttattgatttaataaacaaattatcaatttcctCTGTAGTCAATTCAGGAAGTTCATGTTTCTGTTCTTTGGCGGGTTTGGGTTCTGGTACCGTTTCGTTAGATTGCTCTTTGACAGTATCTGACACTGGAATTGttaattctttcttctcCAATAATGTATCATCTAAATGGTGAATGATTTCCACTGCAACACCTGATCTACCCACCACTGAATCAAACTGTGTCATGTTCAATTTACAATGACCAATGGCAGTGACTTTTTGGGGATTGTCGTGACTTACAATCCCCACAATCGCACCCTTGACTGCTCGCTTATCAAATGGAGGAACTGTTCCTGGTAACATGAGGTCGGCTCCCTTAGCTAATACTCCGAGAACATGTGGATGTGTGGCAATTGTTGGCAAAATAGTTGGATACTTCATTAACGTGAATATAGTAGGATATATATCCGAGTCTCGGGTATGGAACCAAACAGGGACTTCATTCtcatcaaaataaattgaccCGGAAACTTTTTCAAAGGATACAAAACTGGCCTTTTTGATTGTCGATGGAAGTATTTTTTCAGTTTCCTCCTTAGTTAGTTCTTCAAGAGGCAAAGAATACGCATCTGCAATACATGACAATAgcctttttctttcagAAGTTTTGATATTTGAAGATGGTTTGATTTGGGCTGGTTTTTTAAACATGACAGGAATGTGTTTTTAGTAGGAATAGAGGCAAAAGAAGAGTACCACTTGAAGATTGCGTTGGActgcatttttttttgtcagaTTTTGACAGAATCGCAACTTTATTGCCAAAACGAAAAACCCTTCACAATTGATGAAAGTGCTGGAATATGATTAGCAAAAGTAATTCAACTTCTCCAAAGTTTATCtgttaatttttcatcaccTGATTCAAGTTGAACTAATTGCTATaaaaaccaaagaaatAGAGAAGGAAAATAAATCGTACTTATAGCATTTTTAAATTAGAAATGCAAAATTCTATTTATGAAGCAGATTTTTAATTAGTTGGCCTCATCAAAGAACACTTTGtccaaattcaatttaaagAATACAATACTATCGAGCACCTGAAAAGTGGAAATATCTTTGGAAGCACTTAATTGAGATAAGTTCTGTAATACGTATTCTATGAAATTTAACTAATTGAAACACTAAAAACTTTGCATCCCAGAAACgcatcaaaaaaaaatcaaaaaataccaagcaatgaaaatttcatcCAGTCTCATCTCACTGATTAATAAACCCACCAGGATAGTTCCGTTGATGTCAGTTAGCAAGAAAATCAAGTTAGACAATATGGCTAAAATTTGTACTCATTCAGGTTCATTTCATGCCGATGAATCCCTTGctgtttatttattaaaattattaccTAAATATTCTCAAGCCGAATTAGTCCGTTCAAGAAACCCAGAAGATTGGGAATCTAgtgatattgttgttgatgtcaGTGGTAAATACGATGGtgtcaaatattttgatcATCATCAACGTGAATTTGATACTACGTTCAACGAAAACTACACAACCAAATTATCCTCTGCTGGGTTGGTGTATAAACATTTTGGTAAAGAAATAATCAAAGgagttttgaaattggaaGATGGCAAtccaaatattgaattgttgTACGACAAAATATATAAggaatttgttgaaagttTGGATGCTAATGATAACGGTATCAGCAATTACCCTAAAGATATTTCACCAAAATTCACCGACAAAAACATTACATTACCTTCCATTGTGTCACGATTGAACCCAAGTTGGAATGAAAGTTGTACTGATGCTGACTATGATCGTCAATTCTTGAAGAGCAGTGAATTGATGGGTACTGTATTTGTGAGTTTATTGGAAGGATACGGTAAAAGTTGGTTACCTGccaaatcaattgttgctAAGGCATTTGACAATAGATTTGAAGTTGACAAATCTGGTGAAATACTTGTATTGGATCAATTCTGTCCATGGAAAGAGCATTTGTATaacattgaaaaagaaaacaatgCTGAAGGTTTGATCAAATTTGTGTTATTCAAAGATTCGAGTGGAAAATGGAGAGTATCAACAGTCTCCGTCACCTCAACCTCTTTTGAATTTAGATTGGGACTTCCACAAGAATTAAGAGGGTTAAGGGACCAAGAATTAAGTGAAAAATCAGGAATTGATAGTTGTATATTTATTCATGCTGCTGGATTTATTGGAGGAGCTAATACTAAAGAAGCCGTTTTGGAATTAGCCAGATTGTCTTTGAATACAAAATAGAGTACATAAGAAAATGATAGTAAGTAGTCTTATAATTGTCAAGAATTCAACACACTCCAAATCGAACAGTCATTCTTTGCTATATAGTGTAGTTGGGTGACGACTTCCCAATAAGTTGTTCCcacttcttttttggtttgttgttgtctcTACTATTATAATGCGGTTCATTGTTGGTAAGCGCAATTTCGGATGGATGTTTGGAATTTCATTTATCCGAGAGCAGAAAATGAACTTTTGTTACCCAAGCTAATGGTTTTCTTCAAGGCTAACCTTGCCCACATTTCAACCACAGCGCAAAAGCGCTTTTCATATTTTCACAATTTGTAAGGCAAAGTTGGAAGGTAAAcccaagaaaaattgtaaTCGTTTTGAAATGTAGTAATTGTAAGCACAGTGTTTTGCGAGGAATTATAAAATATCCGATGAGTTTACTTGGCATGGGTTTACATCGCATCCACATTCCTAATTAGGCATTAAGGTAAAACTggactttctttttctcgTTCACATTGTATTCAAGTGGGTGGTCATTAAAGTTTTATGAGGAGCAACAAAAGTCATTCAATACATAAATGTTTACCTACTACAAGAGAAACAACTCGTTGTTTGATCATTAAGTTATAGATCCCCTCGATGAATAACTATGGCACGGAACAACGACGGAataaaataacaaaacaagaaagTCCTACACAAAACCGTTTGCCtttttttgcaaatttCGTAACTGTGTTACTTTTTTTCGCATTTACAATTGCGTTAAAATTGAGGAAAAGCAGCTTATACCAGACTGTGAAGATTCATTAAAGTTGTTATTTAAAAGCCATAGATTGATATTACAATATATGTCATTATTATATGATCCACTAACCTTCTAAACAAACATATAGTATTCTTGTCTGTCAACTGTCATCCAAAATTTTAGACttaactttcttttttatctAAGGTGTTTTGCGCTTTTCATGCACTGCATGGTACACAAAGCTTAGTTTCAAAAGTAagaaaaaactgaaaaGCAAAATATCCTGCATATACCAAATCTTATTAATCAtcatttggaaaaaaaaaatctctTCGATATCTCTCTTAAATTAGaaacaatatatatatagacCCCCTTCACCCAATTTATGGTATTCATATTACTGTTTACTGTTTTTTCTCCCccttttttcttatttaaTACAACTTTAGATGTGTACACTTTTTAGTCAACAACTATGAAGGAAGGTGCTAGTGTATTAAGTATTTCATCAGAAAATCAAGTTGGTGTCAAAGTTCGTAATTTGACAGTATCTGTTaaatcacaacaacaaaaaacaactaAACATACTGAAGATCAGGAGGCACAATATGAACAAGGAACATCCAAGATATTAAACAACTTGTCATTTGATATCGAATGTGGTCAACTTGTGGCAATTATGGGTGGGTCAGGTAGTGGGAAAACCACATTATTAAACACTTTATCACAACGaaccaatatcaataataaaaacttGGGGTTTTCTGGATCTGTTACCTATGAAACTTCTAGTCTGAATAAACATATCAAGCATGCATATCTTTTACAAACAGATATATTTTTGCCTGGGTTGACCGTATGGGAAACATTATCAACACAAGCAGACTTACGATTACCTTCACATGTCactaaacaagaaaaaattgaattgattgaatatattttaGATGTTCTTGAATTAAGTCACCTTAAAAATACATATGTGGCTTCATTTTCCCTGAATGCAAGTACTTTATCTGGAGGAGAGCAAAGACGAGTATCATTGGCCATACAAATGTTGTCGAAACCAGCAATTCTATTTCTTGACGAACCAACAACTGGACTAGatacatcatcatctttgaAATTAGTTCACGTTTTGAAGAAACTAGCGTCACCAGAATACGGGATCACTATTATTTTATCCATTCACCAACCAAGACCTGAGATTGGACAACTTTTTGATAagatttgtttgttgaCCAGAGGAGGAAGACTTGTTTACTTTGGAAATTTGGCCAATGCCGAGATGTATTTCAATAATCTCAACTTTTTGGGCAGAGATTCAGATGATCATTCAAAACACATTTTGGAATACATTATGGATTTATCAGTGAAAGACACAACATCAGTTGAAAAGGAACAACAAACAGTAGAaagaatcaacaaattggtACAAACATGGAGTAATAATCATCAGTTCCAGCAACAACAGGAAGAAAACAGATCTTCCAAAGAATCACAtcaattcaagaaaaacTTGACGCTTTTCAGTAAACCAAAAACAGATAAGATTTCTTTCTGGCAGGAAGTTAACGTCTTGACGAAACGAACATTTAAATTGACTTTCCGTGATTATAAACGTTTACTAGTTTTC
This genomic stretch from Candida albicans SC5314 chromosome 1, complete sequence harbors:
- the CYS4 gene encoding cystathionine beta-synthase (Cystathionine beta-synthase; sulfur amino acid biosynthesis; antigenic in mouse; flow model biofilm induced; alkaline induced; macrophage/pseudohyphal-induced; present in exponential and stationary growth phase yeast cultures) — protein: MTSTNKPPALKEDILELIGNTPLVKLNKIPQSLGIKAKVYAKVELFNAGGSIKDRIAKNMVLEAEKQGKIKPGYTLIEPTSGNTGIGLALVGAVRGYRTIITLPEKMSNEKVSVLKALGAEIIRTPTEAAWDSPESHIGVAKKLEKEIPNSIILDQYGNPANPDAHYYGTGYEIWEQTEGKITHLVAGAGTGGTITGISKYLKEKNSKIHVTGADPKGSILAEPESLNNSTEGYLVEGIGYDFIPDVLNRKYVDDWIKTDDAESFKLARRIIREEGILVGGSSGSALQAALQVAKDLTEDDTVVVVFPDSIRSYLSKFADDEWLISNGFEVEDSPGANKADEFLNGKTIKDLVAGKAPVVTVTLSDTVAKTFDLLQSNGFDQLPVLNNSGRLVGLITLSKILKSLSTKKIQTTNSISSIIIDFRKLADFEKSFTITKKSGFTKRSYEPIKLDTPLAALNKFFETNSNAIITDDELKPVQIVTKVDLLSYLTKNASF
- the PTR3 gene encoding Ptr3p (Protein similar to S. cerevisiae Ptr3p, which is a sensor of external amino acids; expression upregulated in an ssr1 null mutant) produces the protein MEKFSSLEDLLRIPGYNGSVISDISVLSCGCLTSESTFNELNIARICPTCQLQNVSILAPVKPLRDLYNIISNQQSQTSLERRRPSSSKKSIKAISDENYKPKTGDETAGNTEPMSLLSLFYKFAKEEQFERTDSKEVPHSYQQQSQQMKDNQVPIQNMLQKQQSNYSDISKTLPIDISSKKANVDLTRSYPSSVSMNSTSISPQNHRAFVEPAISGIARTNTETDFNNSTDNNIIPSSFEKNLLESLSENKEFNFAKCFPFHRKLSTFPTQQLKLNLSSIVPFKSSNYSIKRATSTSIHSYLDYNSSMEITRFVLISNKRWEVYEYIVPMGDTGNLSIKPQLICCGKSTGEYGENLNSLSLPESDSDEPKEIIVRNDFGAKDNTNCTNDLDIKKRLSSWDQMYCKLTRNYLVISGTKGVMRIFNLNKMSPYKFGQPMYTFVTNFPIRCISIAPNDSLVACGITAKERISGKEQPFVILHRLMMSEYGSLESVDPLTITIPYRDPIKIMNFNASSTHLIIATSWETRYLIIRLTNNRQNDNYRKPRLVWSEIVYKSNRRFKSDFDDENSAGAIYEERAEAENDLMLSKEGITDVKFGTMNSNLIIVTSCSLRSRPPLVIKLEGSQIDSTKNVVNNNDMKSLNSADESEKYSSVESAETFMRINEIGSLIHRIAVSPRGDGIVFLDKDGKLFLVASANFYPGRRISSTDSKNKKIVVQLGDVANAERFSESASVVFSADGGKVFALDRKGVFSVFDFTKGIPGEDPDVIKCKIISL
- a CDS encoding uncharacterized protein (Putative UBX-domain (ubiquitin-regulatory domain) protein; macrophage-downregulated gene), with the protein product MSDNIHRSFTTSVEQAVSSTISEQKALFVYLVTSTYTENTDTFLPKFIDDQTTAIIKSNFILLKLTQNTVEFGYFSQLFKDLIVPSFYIVNEGKIEAVISNDTTKEEFIKIIGKLTKKVKSSDNVSTRENISNENNVVIENSARNNSQSSSDHDKSVRKYQEKVARMRQERIEEKKRLRALLEADQKERKLKEQENANVESKLSVHSPSSRKTSTSSTNSCVLSIKLFDGSTMKCEFKSQDTLIDVRKWLDSEVEIIPPAKSMPSFATTAYPYPTGYAFHRPALPRVTYSEEQESNTLANLDLTPRSALILKPTYNEVDSDKPDNDVGKTGIFRSLLNVLFSLGTTIFSVFSYGINAPHNQEHRDSSPRYDHRDADNLQSSEDDQSINIHRPPIAGHPGSLMFESTSASSLLLNIEPNVDETSGDVMRPHSPPIPIESHFNQHSQQAYSTASNINSRPTTPGSRSLRKMPTVHGDSMETSSNKEKTHKVDTYNGNSINVNERDDENSRD
- a CDS encoding transcription elongation factor DST1 (Ortholog(s) have RNA polymerase II core binding, RNA polymerase II regulatory region DNA binding, transcription factor activity, core RNA polymerase II recruiting activity) → MDTKEIRSTVSNLEKAVDDTTILKLLNILNDGVKPSEKLLRETKVGVAVNKFRSHDSAEINGLVKKMIRNWRDAVQAEKNNKKKLAIAAGTGTGTPSSSAISPSSSGSGSTTPKPSESTTPSAARKGPRNPKTDGVNTQLYENDTRNASVSALYTSLAVDRDDSPKHILRIAIEIEAEVYKSEYSKVSDSYRNRLRSFTMNLRNKKNPELRERILSKQILPAAFIKMTPNEMAPEALKKEIEKLHKQNLFDAQGATEKRAVTDRFTCGKCKHKKVSYYQMQTRSADEPLTTFCTCENCGNRWKFS